A single genomic interval of Picosynechococcus sp. PCC 7003 harbors:
- a CDS encoding VWA domain-containing protein: MFQYKRALSVGVIATSLTMITGGVWAAEKPTIQIAILLDSSNSMDGLIDQTRRQLWTVVNALTDVRKDGEIPNLEVALYHYGNDSLPPDEGFNRQLTDFTTELDGVSEALFTIRTNGGQEYSGWVIQDAINQLNWDSDPEDFRTIFIAGNEPFDQGSVNWAEAVNLAKNQDVLVNTIYCGNAESRERDLWAAGADLGDGANFNIDQNRAVVIQPSPYDAEIRRLNDELNQTYLPYGSLGEQGLERQLVQDANAGAAIVTRGISKSSAYYRNSSWDLVDAIAEAEVSLETLAETALPEELQGLSLAEQEAYIADIQTEREQIQAQIRDLTAQREAYLSSLPTDEDAKDTLDYVMIQALRSQLARKGFVLPR, translated from the coding sequence ATGTTTCAGTACAAACGAGCGTTATCGGTAGGGGTGATCGCCACTAGCCTAACCATGATCACCGGGGGAGTTTGGGCCGCAGAAAAACCCACCATTCAAATCGCGATTTTGCTGGATTCGAGTAACAGTATGGATGGCCTCATTGATCAGACCCGACGCCAATTGTGGACGGTGGTCAATGCCCTGACGGATGTGCGCAAAGATGGCGAGATCCCCAACCTAGAGGTGGCCCTGTACCACTATGGCAACGATTCTTTACCTCCCGACGAAGGCTTTAACCGTCAACTGACAGATTTCACGACGGAACTGGATGGGGTCTCAGAAGCATTATTTACGATTCGCACCAACGGCGGCCAGGAATATAGCGGCTGGGTGATCCAAGATGCCATTAATCAACTCAATTGGGACAGCGACCCCGAAGATTTCCGGACGATTTTTATTGCGGGGAACGAACCTTTCGATCAAGGCAGTGTCAACTGGGCTGAGGCGGTAAATCTCGCGAAAAACCAAGATGTGCTGGTGAATACGATCTACTGCGGTAATGCCGAAAGCCGCGAGCGGGATCTGTGGGCCGCAGGGGCCGATTTGGGGGATGGGGCCAACTTTAACATCGACCAAAATCGTGCTGTGGTGATTCAACCCTCTCCCTATGACGCAGAGATTCGTCGCCTGAACGATGAACTAAACCAAACCTATCTTCCCTACGGCAGCCTGGGTGAGCAGGGATTAGAGCGGCAATTAGTCCAGGATGCGAATGCTGGTGCCGCCATTGTCACGCGGGGGATCTCGAAAAGTTCGGCCTACTACCGCAATAGTTCTTGGGATCTCGTCGATGCGATCGCCGAAGCAGAAGTAAGCCTCGAAACCCTCGCAGAAACAGCCCTACCAGAGGAATTACAAGGATTAAGTTTAGCGGAGCAAGAAGCCTATATTGCCGACATTCAAACGGAACGGGAACAAATTCAGGCCCAAATTCGCGATCTGACGGCCCAACGGGAAGCCTATCTCAGCAGTTTGCCCACCGATGAAGACGCCAAAGACACCCTCGACTACGTGATGATCCAAGCCCTGCGGAGTCAACTGGCCCGCAAGGGATTTGTCTTGCCTCGCTAG
- a CDS encoding DUF433 domain-containing protein, which produces MVQALNRITFDPNIMGGKACIRGMRIPVSLILNLLANGKSSAEIMDDYPYLEPEDIQQAMLYAAWLSEDKIIPMGQPKAS; this is translated from the coding sequence ATGGTACAAGCACTCAATCGAATTACTTTTGATCCAAATATCATGGGTGGTAAAGCTTGCATCCGGGGAATGCGCATACCGGTTTCCCTGATTCTGAACTTGTTAGCAAATGGCAAAAGTTCAGCCGAGATTATGGATGATTATCCTTACCTAGAACCAGAAGATATTCAGCAGGCGATGCTCTATGCGGCCTGGTTAAGTGAGGACAAAATTATCCCCATGGGGCAACCCAAGGCTTCATGA
- a CDS encoding DUF5615 family PIN-like protein, whose protein sequence is MKFLADMGISPKTVSWLRNQGHDAIHLLEQGLEKLTDAQILEKARQENRIILTVDLDFGTLLALSKAKLPSVVIFRLGNANREVIEDRLAFVLEQCSTELRQGVAISVDDEKIRLRSLPM, encoded by the coding sequence ATGAAATTTCTGGCAGACATGGGAATTTCGCCAAAGACAGTAAGCTGGCTACGCAACCAAGGTCATGATGCCATACACCTCCTAGAGCAAGGTTTAGAAAAGCTTACCGATGCACAAATTTTAGAAAAAGCTCGTCAGGAAAATCGCATTATCTTGACCGTTGATCTCGACTTTGGAACGTTGTTGGCGCTTTCAAAAGCGAAGCTACCAAGTGTCGTCATTTTTCGCCTGGGGAACGCCAACCGTGAGGTCATTGAAGACCGTTTAGCATTCGTTTTAGAACAATGTTCCACAGAATTGCGACAAGGGGTTGCAATATCGGTTGATGATGAAAAAATTCGGCTCCGTTCTTTACCAATGTAG
- the glcD gene encoding glycolate oxidase subunit GlcD: protein MVFSSVSATQQRDWPWIRRRLVEIVGRDGVVRRKEEILTYECDGLSAYRKRPALVVLPRTTAEIAAIAKFCHEQEIPWVARGAGTGLSGGALPLEEGILIVTARMREILNVDLANQQITVQPGVINNWVTQAVSGAGFYYAPDPSSQTVCSIGGNVAENSGGVHCFKYGVTTNHVLQLKVVTPTGDVVTLGGVVPEMPGYDLMGVFVGSEGTLGIATEITLKILKRPEAVCVLLADYTSIEAAGNSVAAIVSAGIIPAGMEIMDNFSINAVEDIVKLNCYPRDAAAILLIEIDGMAAEVKAAKERIKEICLAQGARQITSASDPETRMKLWKGRKSAFAAAGNISPDYFVQDGVIPRTKLAEVLTEINAIGDRHGYKIANVFHAGDGNLHPLILYNSSIPGDLEAVEKVGGEILKLCVAKGGSISGEHGIGADKKMYMPDMFNDADLETMGYVREAFNPKGLANPGKLFPTPRTCGESAKMTNVADLKNSEIF, encoded by the coding sequence ATGGTTTTTTCGTCAGTATCCGCAACGCAACAACGAGATTGGCCCTGGATTCGGCGGCGACTGGTGGAAATTGTCGGGCGGGATGGGGTTGTCCGGCGCAAAGAAGAAATTCTTACTTACGAATGTGATGGCCTCAGTGCCTACCGTAAACGCCCCGCCTTGGTGGTGCTCCCCAGAACCACTGCAGAAATTGCGGCGATCGCCAAATTTTGCCACGAGCAAGAAATCCCCTGGGTGGCGCGGGGGGCTGGGACAGGGCTATCGGGGGGCGCTTTGCCTTTAGAAGAAGGAATTCTCATCGTGACCGCGCGGATGCGAGAAATCCTGAATGTGGATCTCGCCAATCAGCAGATCACCGTGCAGCCAGGCGTGATCAATAATTGGGTGACCCAGGCGGTCAGTGGGGCCGGTTTTTACTATGCCCCCGACCCTTCGAGTCAGACGGTTTGCTCTATCGGTGGCAATGTGGCGGAAAATTCCGGCGGTGTCCATTGTTTTAAATATGGCGTCACCACGAACCATGTGCTCCAACTCAAGGTTGTTACACCCACGGGGGATGTGGTCACCCTCGGCGGCGTTGTGCCAGAAATGCCGGGCTATGACTTGATGGGGGTTTTTGTTGGGTCGGAGGGTACCCTCGGCATTGCCACGGAAATTACCCTCAAAATTTTGAAGCGACCGGAAGCGGTTTGCGTTCTCCTGGCGGATTATACGTCTATCGAGGCGGCGGGAAATTCGGTGGCGGCGATCGTCAGTGCGGGGATTATTCCAGCGGGCATGGAGATTATGGACAACTTCAGCATTAATGCGGTGGAAGACATCGTGAAGCTGAATTGTTATCCCCGTGATGCGGCGGCCATTCTGCTGATCGAAATCGATGGGATGGCGGCGGAGGTCAAGGCAGCGAAGGAACGGATCAAAGAAATTTGCTTGGCCCAGGGAGCGCGGCAGATTACCAGCGCCAGTGATCCAGAAACCCGCATGAAATTGTGGAAAGGGCGTAAATCAGCCTTTGCGGCGGCGGGCAATATTAGTCCCGATTATTTTGTGCAGGATGGGGTGATTCCCCGGACAAAGTTAGCCGAAGTCCTGACCGAGATTAATGCCATTGGCGATCGCCACGGGTACAAAATTGCCAATGTTTTCCATGCCGGGGATGGTAACTTGCATCCGTTAATTCTGTACAACAGTTCCATTCCGGGGGATTTAGAAGCCGTGGAAAAAGTTGGCGGCGAAATCCTCAAGCTCTGTGTTGCGAAGGGAGGCAGCATCTCCGGAGAACATGGCATCGGTGCGGATAAGAAAATGTATATGCCAGACATGTTTAACGACGCCGATCTCGAAACCATGGGCTATGTGCGGGAAGCGTTTAATCCAAAAGGATTAGCAAATCCCGGTAAGCTTTTTCCAACTCCCCGCACCTGTGGCGAGTCTGCCAAGATGACCAATGTGGCAGACCTAAAAAATAGCGAAATTTTTTGA
- a CDS encoding phosphoribulokinase gives MSKKHPIVAVTGSSGAGTTTVKRAFEHIFRREQINPVVIEGDSYHKYNRVEMRRMMAQASAAGKNFSHFGLGANVLDKLEALFKEYGEQGSGQQRYYLHSPEEAEHHNERLGVNCQPGEFTPWEDIKPNSDMLFYEGLHGGAVGNGIDVAQHVDLLVGVVPIVNLEWIQKISRDNAERGYSAETIVDTILRRMPDYVNYITPQFSRTHINFQRVATVDTSNPFIARDIPTPDESFVIVHTNRCFYERFSIDFPYLLSMIPGSFMSRHTTLVVPGGKMGFAMEIILSPLIDQMVEEARKIR, from the coding sequence ATGTCTAAAAAACATCCTATTGTTGCTGTCACTGGATCCTCCGGAGCCGGGACGACCACCGTAAAACGCGCCTTTGAGCATATTTTCCGTCGTGAGCAAATCAACCCCGTTGTCATCGAAGGTGATAGCTACCACAAATATAATCGGGTCGAAATGCGCCGCATGATGGCCCAGGCTTCCGCCGCCGGGAAAAATTTTAGTCACTTCGGCCTTGGGGCAAACGTCCTCGATAAACTCGAAGCTCTCTTCAAAGAATATGGCGAACAGGGTTCTGGACAACAACGCTACTATCTCCACAGCCCCGAAGAAGCCGAGCACCACAACGAAAGACTCGGTGTCAACTGTCAGCCCGGAGAATTTACCCCCTGGGAAGACATCAAACCCAACAGCGATATGCTCTTTTATGAAGGGCTCCATGGGGGCGCCGTGGGTAATGGCATCGATGTCGCCCAGCACGTTGACCTCTTGGTGGGGGTTGTGCCCATCGTCAACCTAGAGTGGATCCAAAAGATTTCTCGCGATAATGCCGAGCGTGGCTACAGTGCCGAAACCATCGTTGATACGATTTTGCGCCGGATGCCCGACTATGTGAATTACATCACCCCCCAATTTTCCCGGACCCACATTAATTTCCAACGGGTCGCAACGGTTGATACGTCTAATCCGTTCATTGCGCGGGATATTCCCACCCCCGATGAGAGCTTTGTGATTGTCCACACCAATCGCTGCTTCTACGAGAGATTTTCCATTGATTTTCCTTACCTGCTCAGTATGATTCCGGGTTCTTTTATGTCCCGCCATACGACCCTGGTTGTTCCTGGTGGAAAAATGGGCTTTGCCATGGAAATTATTCTGTCGCCGCTCATTGATCAAATGGTTGAAGAAGCCCGGAAAATTCGTTAG